One Kwoniella pini CBS 10737 chromosome 11, complete sequence DNA segment encodes these proteins:
- a CDS encoding nucleoside diphosphate kinase, protein MSTTEQTYIMIKPDGVQRGLVGEIIARFEKRGFKLAALKLASPSKEHLEKHYSDLSDKKFFPGLIKYMLSGPVVCMVWEGLDAVKTGRVMLGATNPLASAPGTIRGDYALQVGMNVCHGSDSVENGQKEIALWFPEGVSQYKLDAQAWIYEA, encoded by the exons ATGTCTACCACCGAGCAAACCTACATCAtgatcaa ACCCGACGGTGTCCAAAGAGGACTCGTTGGTGAGATCATCGCCAGATTCGAGAAGAGAGGTTTCAAG CTCGCTGCCCTCAAGCTTGCTTCCCCTTCCAAG GAACACCTCGAAAAGCACTACTCTGATCTCTCCGACAAGAAATTCTTCCCCGGACTTATCAAGTACA TGCTCTCCGGTCCCGTTGTTTGTATGGTTTGGGAAGGTCTTGATGCCGTCAAGACTGGTAGAGTAATGCTCGGTGCTACAAACCCTCTTGCTTCCGCTCCAGGAACCATCCGAGGTGATTACGCTCTTCAAGTTGGTATGAACGTTTGTCACGGTTCCGACTCTGTTGAGAATGGTCAAAAAGAAATCGCCCTTTGGTTCCC TGAGGGTGTTTCCCAATACAAGCTTGATGCTCAAGCTTGGATCTACGAGGCTTAA